The Megalops cyprinoides isolate fMegCyp1 chromosome 10, fMegCyp1.pri, whole genome shotgun sequence genome window below encodes:
- the LOC118784450 gene encoding tetratricopeptide repeat protein 24, translated as MASDGSPPRQRPKKKKDSRPKKGAEAPEVLEVQADIEGLTASGHSALLKGDCTEALGFFKKAFKASLELKETRAQRACAFNLGAAYVEAGKPQKGLDFLKRAQPGEKKERVADLQFNLGAAHEAMKEPAQAAVHYLQAAQLYRSQGDGGSEGDACMKLAHCHLLVQDWAQAAQNFQRAGESYRLAGKLDSAAMALKEAGNHMLQSDDFTEDDIITVLTECLELTVTVKDEEILGKLYNDLGLSFSQLKLFQEAAECFERALPLSQTKPQRLAVVLQNLGAVHNTLGQYQQALDYHREAAALHGSLGSRSAQGQCFSNLAFALSQLGEHEEAGENYLHALQAFKDTDDHKGQWQACEGLGATRIRLGDPERATIYYKQALGLLSKCEDIPSSAQERLVNKLTDALQYKLSLQSRLSHGRGLAPAPPQKGSLERKAISRGTRQDGQAPRRMAGIKGSKQGELQSTSGPPVQQFEFSHQPKEESLSRLREEDGSQAGTAEASEQRREQGAPVLQREEGDSDTFTAVTQSDSQFSNPHMELPNYQTALPGANSDPPLAQSSELSLTEGTDTEETIPLYRKWKSRVCTVM; from the exons ATGGCCTCTGATGGGTCCCCGCCCAGGCAGCGTcccaagaagaagaaggacaGCCGTCCAAAGAAGGGGGCTGAAGCTCCAGAGGTCTTGGAGGTGCAAGCAGACATTGAGGGTCTCACTGCCTCTGGACACAGTGCTCTGCTCAAGGGAGACTGCACAGAAGCCCTGGGCTTCTTCAAGAAGGCCTTCAAAGCGTCGTTGGAG CTGAAGGAGACCCGAGCCCAGCGGGCCTGTGCCTTTAATCTTGGTGCAGCCTACGTGGAAGCGGGCAAACCTCAGAAGGGTTTGGATTTTCTGAAGCGAGCCCAGCCTGGTGAGAAGAAGGAGCGAGTAGCAGACCTCCAGTTTAATCTTGGTGCAGCCCATGAGGCTATGAAAGAGCCGGCGCAGGCAGCAGTGCACTACCTGCAGGCCGCCCAGCTGTACCGCTCCCAAGGCGACGGGGGTAGTGAAGGCGATGCCTGCATGAAGCTGGCCCACTGCCACCTCCTTGTTCAG GACTGGGCACAGGCAGCTCAGAATTTCCAGAGGGCTGGGGAGAGCTACAGGTTGGCAGGCAAGCTGGATTCTGCTGCCATGGCCCTGAAAGAAGCTGGCAATCACATGCTTCAGAGTGATGACTTCACAGAGGATGACATCATTACAGTGCTCACAGAATGTCTGGAGTTGACTGTAACTGTCAAGGATGAAGAGATTCTGG GTAAACTGTATAATGACCTAGGCCTGAGCTTCTCCCAGCTGAAGCTGTTCCAGGAAGCAGCAGAGTGTTTCGAGCGAGCCCTGCCCCTATCCCAGACCAAGCCTCAACGGCTGGCAGTGGTTCTGCAGAACCTGGGTGCAGTCCACAACACACTGGGCCAGTACCAGCAGGCTCTGGATTACCACCGAGAAGCTGCCGCCCTGCATG GGTCTCTCGGCAGCCGCAGTGCTCAAGGTCAGTGCTTCAGTAACCTGGCGTTTGCCCTCAGTCAGCTGGGGGAACACGAGGAGGCAGGGGAGAATTACCTTCATGCCCTGCAGGCCTTCAAAGACACAG ATGACCACAAAGGGCAGTGGCAGGCCTGTGAGGGGCTTGGGGCAACCAGGATTCGACTGGGAGACCCAGAGAGAGCCACTATCTACTACAAACAGGCCCTGGGGCTGCTGTCCAAGTGCGAA GACATTCCCAGCTCAGCCCAAGAAAGGCTGGTAAACAAGCTGACTGATGCCCTCCAGTATAAGCTGTCCTTGCAGAGCCGGCTGTCCCATGGAAGGGGGTTGGCCCCTGCTCCGCCTCAG AAGGGTTCCTTGGAGAGAAAAGCCATTTCCAGGGGAACCCGCCAAGACGGTCAGGCACCACGCAG GATGGCTGGCATTAAGGGTTCAAAGCAAGGTGAACTCCAGTCCACGTCAGGCCCTCCAGTCCAGCAGTTTGAGTTCAGCCACCAACCCAAGGAAGAGTCCTTAAGCAGGCTCAGAGAGGAAGATGGGTCTCAGG CTGGAACGGCTGAAGcttcagagcagaggagggagcagggggCTCCGGTGCTGCAAAGAGAGGAGGGTGACAGCGACACATTCACTGCAGTGACTCAGTCAGATTCGCAGTTCAGCAATCCCCACATGGAGCTGCCCAACTATCAGACTGCACTGCCAGGGGCCAACAG TGACCCTCCACtggctcagagctcagagctaTCGCTCACTGAAGGGACTGACACTGAAGAGACCATACCCCTGTACAGGAAATGGAAGTCCCGGGTGTGCACAGTCATGTGA